One Manihot esculenta cultivar AM560-2 chromosome 18, M.esculenta_v8, whole genome shotgun sequence genomic window carries:
- the LOC110607170 gene encoding CBS domain-containing protein CBSX3, mitochondrial has translation MQRAVSAFLSHGDLVKNAVLQRFRVANPVLRPILFSRFESVSSARMEEQSFESTTIADILKAKGKGADGSWLWCTTDDTVYDAVKSMTHHNVGALVVVKPGEQKSLAGIITERDYLRKIIVQGRSSKSTKVGDIMTEENKLITVTPHTKVLQAMQLMTDNRIRHIPVIDDKDMIGMVSIGDVVRAVVTEHREELDRLNAYIQGSY, from the exons ATGCAAAGGGCAGTTAGTGCATTTTTGTCCCATGGAGATCTGGTAAAAAATGCTGTTCTGCAACGCTTCCGTGTTGCGAATCCAGTGCTAAGGCCTATTTTGTTTTCTCGTTTTGAGTCTGTGTCATCTGCTCGTATGGAAGAGCAAAGCTTTGAAAGCACTACAATTGCTGACATCTTGAAAGCCAAAGGGAAAGGTGCTGATGGCTCTTGGCTTTGGTGCACCACTGATGACACTGTGTATGATGCTGTCAAGTCG ATGACACATCACAATGTTGGAGCCTTGGTGGTTGTTAAACCTGGAGAGCAGAAATCACTTGCAGGAATTATCACAGAAAGAG ATTACCTGAGGAAGATCATAGTACAAGGAAGATCATCCAAGTCAACCAAGGTTGGGGACATTATGACTGAAGAG AACAAGCTCATTACAGTCACTCCCCACACAAAAGTTCTGCAAGCAATGCAATTGATGACAG ATAACCGCATCAGGCACATTCCTGTCATTGACGATAAGGACATGATTGGAATGGTGTCCATCGGAGATGTTGTTCGTGCTGTAGTGACCGAGCACCGGGAGGAACTCGACCGCCTGAATGCTTACATTCAAGGAAGTTACTAG